A genomic stretch from Flavobacterium humidisoli includes:
- a CDS encoding YihY/virulence factor BrkB family protein, translated as MSQEIEDRIEKLPVVRSLARLLKKIKLPWLEGFSLYDLLEMYTIGIIDGAFSYHASAVSFSFFMALFPFALFILNLIPFIPIDNFQEDFLQFVQQSVPPNTFDAISKIISDILNNSHSGLLSSGFLLSIFLMANGINGILSGFESSKHVFDKRGFFSQYLVALAISLVMTIILFVTVATIVVFEVFIQKTIIQDVLSDRIPLIILGRYLFVILMILITSSILLRYGTKQYNKVPFISIGSVFTTVLIVISSFFFGIWVIKFSKYNELYGSIGTLLILMFYIWINCMILLLGFELNASIRKLKQKKEK; from the coding sequence ATGTCACAAGAGATAGAAGATCGGATTGAGAAATTGCCTGTGGTACGGTCTTTAGCCCGACTTTTGAAGAAAATAAAACTGCCTTGGTTGGAAGGATTTTCATTGTACGATTTGTTAGAAATGTACACCATCGGAATTATTGATGGTGCTTTTTCGTATCATGCAAGCGCGGTTTCTTTTAGCTTTTTTATGGCTTTATTTCCTTTTGCGCTGTTTATCTTAAACTTAATTCCGTTTATTCCTATAGACAATTTTCAGGAAGATTTTTTGCAGTTTGTGCAACAGAGCGTTCCGCCCAATACATTTGATGCTATTAGTAAAATCATCAGCGATATCTTAAATAATAGTCATTCTGGATTATTATCATCGGGTTTTTTGCTTTCGATATTCTTAATGGCAAATGGTATTAATGGAATTCTAAGCGGTTTTGAATCTTCTAAACACGTTTTTGATAAACGCGGTTTTTTCAGTCAGTATCTTGTTGCATTGGCAATTTCGCTTGTTATGACAATTATATTGTTTGTAACGGTGGCAACAATTGTTGTTTTTGAGGTATTCATTCAAAAAACAATCATTCAGGATGTACTTAGTGACAGGATTCCGCTGATTATTTTAGGACGATATTTATTTGTTATCTTAATGATTTTGATAACATCTTCAATATTATTGCGTTATGGTACAAAACAGTATAATAAAGTGCCCTTTATAAGTATTGGTTCTGTTTTTACAACGGTTTTAATTGTTATATCTTCATTCTTTTTTGGGATTTGGGTTATAAAATTTTCAAAATACAACGAACTTTATGGTTCAATTGGGACATTATTAATTCTAATGTTTTATATTTGGATAAACTGTATGATTCTGCTTTTAGGGTTCGAATTGAATGCTTCTATCAGAAAATTAAAACAAAAAAAAGAAAAATAA
- the rlmH gene encoding 23S rRNA (pseudouridine(1915)-N(3))-methyltransferase RlmH — protein MNIKLIAIGKTDNKSLQTLIDDYTKRLSFYIKFDLEIIPDIKNVKNLSESQQKEKEGELILSKLSATDQLILLDENGKTFSSVGFSEELQKKMNSGVKTLVFVIGGPYGFSETVYKKAQGKVSLSLMTFSHQMVRLFFIEQLYRGFTILRNEPYHHQ, from the coding sequence ATGAATATCAAACTTATCGCCATAGGCAAAACAGATAACAAGTCATTGCAGACTTTGATTGACGATTATACCAAACGTTTGTCGTTTTACATCAAATTTGATTTGGAAATAATTCCCGATATCAAAAACGTAAAAAACTTATCTGAAAGTCAGCAAAAGGAAAAAGAAGGTGAATTAATTTTGTCTAAACTTTCAGCAACCGATCAATTGATTTTACTGGATGAAAACGGAAAAACATTTTCGAGCGTTGGGTTTTCTGAAGAACTACAAAAGAAAATGAATTCTGGTGTTAAAACTTTAGTTTTCGTAATTGGCGGCCCTTACGGATTTTCTGAAACCGTTTATAAAAAAGCCCAAGGAAAAGTTTCGCTTTCTCTAATGACATTTTCGCATCAAATGGTTCGCTTATTTTTTATCGAACAATTGTACCGCGGATTTACCATTTTACGAAACGAGCCTTATCATCATCAATAG
- a CDS encoding pirin family protein: protein MSNISLIIEERAANIGNFMVGRLLPFREKRAVGPFVFIDHMGPAHLSDHENMDVPPHPHIGLSTLTFLFEGSIMHRDSLGTELEIKPGAVNWMTAGKGIVHSERTPEYLRHSDKMLHGLQIWVALPKELEQMDPNFTHVEADDIPAWEEDGVSYKLIAGEAFGKKSPVPVYSPLYFIEIKSKEAKKINIGQHLLGESGLYILDGSIKNGEHTYDPRQILITTESSLCEFEIAANSTVYIFGGQPFPEEHFIFWNFVSSDKNLIEKAKTDWTNQTFPKVPGETEFVPLPEPRIK, encoded by the coding sequence ATGTCAAATATCAGTTTAATTATCGAAGAACGTGCTGCCAATATTGGCAACTTTATGGTAGGCCGTTTATTGCCTTTTCGCGAGAAAAGAGCTGTTGGCCCATTTGTATTTATCGATCATATGGGACCTGCACATTTAAGTGATCATGAAAATATGGATGTTCCTCCGCACCCGCATATCGGACTTTCTACTTTGACATTTTTGTTTGAAGGAAGCATTATGCACCGCGATAGTTTAGGAACAGAATTGGAAATAAAACCAGGTGCTGTAAACTGGATGACAGCTGGAAAAGGAATAGTTCACTCCGAAAGAACACCCGAATATTTAAGACATTCAGACAAAATGCTTCACGGATTACAGATTTGGGTGGCGCTTCCAAAAGAATTGGAGCAAATGGATCCCAATTTCACTCATGTTGAAGCTGATGATATTCCGGCTTGGGAAGAAGATGGCGTTTCATACAAATTAATTGCTGGTGAAGCTTTTGGCAAAAAATCTCCAGTTCCTGTTTATAGTCCATTGTATTTTATTGAAATTAAAAGCAAAGAAGCGAAGAAAATCAATATTGGACAACATTTACTTGGCGAAAGCGGTTTGTATATTTTAGATGGAAGTATCAAAAATGGCGAACATACTTACGATCCGAGACAAATTCTGATTACTACAGAAAGTTCTCTTTGTGAGTTCGAAATTGCAGCAAATTCAACTGTTTATATCTTTGGCGGACAGCCTTTTCCTGAAGAACATTTTATCTTTTGGAACTTCGTTTCATCTGACAAAAACCTCATCGAAAAAGCAAAAACAGATTGGACAAATCAAACTTTCCCGAAAGTTCCAGGAGAAACTGAATTTGTGCCATTACCAGAACCAAGAATCAAATAA
- a CDS encoding OsmC family protein, with product MDTVKATIDTRKYRTEITSKTGNILIADEPQEMGGKNLGFSPFELLASSLASCTLITLRMYIDRKAWDVSELTIWVDFEKNEEHTVSLFSTKILITGNVDDAQKQRILKIANSCPVHKTLINTIKIETSLV from the coding sequence ATGGATACAGTAAAAGCAACAATAGATACAAGAAAATATCGCACAGAAATAACTTCTAAAACTGGAAATATTCTAATTGCTGACGAACCGCAGGAAATGGGTGGAAAAAATTTAGGCTTTAGTCCGTTTGAACTTTTGGCTTCGTCTCTTGCTTCCTGCACGCTAATTACATTGCGAATGTACATTGACCGCAAAGCTTGGGACGTTTCAGAACTTACAATCTGGGTTGATTTTGAAAAAAACGAAGAGCATACTGTTTCTTTATTTTCAACCAAAATCTTAATTACAGGAAACGTAGACGATGCTCAAAAACAGCGAATTTTAAAAATTGCCAACAGCTGTCCTGTTCATAAAACACTTATAAACACAATTAAAATAGAAACTTCTTTAGTATAA
- the nadC gene encoding carboxylating nicotinate-nucleotide diphosphorylase — MISKAQFQAELKLLISNAIREDVGPGDYSSLACIPDTAHGQAKLLVKDQGIIAGVELAKMIFEHVDPKLKVKTFIEDGTRVEYGEIVFEVSGSSQSILKAERVVLNTMQRMSAIATKTNHLMQLLEGTNAKILDTRKTTPNFRVAEKWAVKIGGGENHRYALYDMIMLKDNHIDFAGGITRAISKTKEYLKENNLDLKIIVEARNLDEIREILLSDGVHRILIDNFNYEDTKTAVALIGTKCQTESSGNISEKTVREYALCGVNYISSGALTHSVYNMDLSLKAF; from the coding sequence ATGATAAGCAAAGCCCAATTTCAAGCAGAATTAAAACTTTTAATCAGTAATGCCATTAGAGAAGATGTTGGTCCAGGCGATTACAGTTCGCTGGCTTGTATTCCTGATACAGCACATGGTCAGGCTAAATTATTGGTAAAAGATCAAGGGATAATTGCTGGTGTTGAATTGGCTAAAATGATATTTGAGCATGTTGATCCCAAGCTGAAAGTGAAAACTTTTATCGAAGATGGAACGCGTGTAGAGTATGGTGAAATTGTTTTTGAAGTTTCTGGGAGCTCGCAATCTATATTAAAAGCAGAAAGAGTTGTTTTGAATACTATGCAGAGAATGTCTGCAATTGCTACAAAAACAAACCATTTAATGCAGCTTTTGGAAGGAACAAATGCAAAAATATTAGATACACGTAAAACAACTCCAAATTTTAGAGTTGCAGAAAAATGGGCCGTGAAAATTGGCGGAGGAGAAAATCATCGTTATGCTTTGTATGATATGATTATGTTGAAAGACAATCATATCGATTTTGCTGGTGGAATTACTCGCGCTATTTCTAAAACTAAAGAATATTTAAAGGAAAATAATCTTGATTTAAAGATTATTGTTGAAGCTCGTAATTTGGATGAAATTAGAGAAATTTTATTGAGTGATGGTGTTCATAGAATCCTAATTGATAATTTTAATTATGAAGACACCAAAACGGCTGTTGCATTAATTGGTACAAAATGTCAGACTGAATCTTCAGGAAATATTAGCGAAAAAACAGTTCGCGAGTATGCTTTGTGCGGCGTAAATTATATTTCGTCTGGAGCCTTAACGCATTCTGTTTATAATATGGATTTGAGCTTAAAAGCTTTTTAA
- a CDS encoding adenosine deaminase: MTRIITLFCFFIAQIGFSQSAESYLEKIRNNEALLTAFFQQMPKGGDLHHHFSGSIYAEPLLERAIAEDFYLNLETIAVSKTKPEKGNWEKFSSLNNKGKLEYYEQQIMQTWSVKDYNGSVPSDDQFFDSFMKFEPTIAGHFAEGMLELKKRAIAENVTYIETQLSTIPCDMNVSDLADFNTKLRQAAEQKDEKAVLKLLDELYKSLQKKDAKKYADDFNNNFIAKLHKDLKMDDDKFTMRYQNFVLRFMEPVDLFKNLVIAFISSSESKLTAGVNIVSPEHGQTSMKDYWLHMVMFKYCHSKFPDVKYTLHAGELTLGLVQPEELTWHINDAIYVAGANRIGHGVDIAYEANSYDLLKYMAQKNIPIEINLVSNEFILKVKENRHPFTLYKEFNVPIVISTDDAGILRSNMTEQYVLLAKRYPEVNYETIKKYVYNSINYSFIQDVAVKKQLIRDLDNRFKTFEAKFSKN; the protein is encoded by the coding sequence ATGACAAGAATAATTACGCTTTTCTGTTTTTTTATAGCACAAATTGGCTTTTCTCAATCGGCTGAGAGTTATTTAGAAAAAATCAGAAACAATGAGGCTCTCTTAACAGCTTTTTTTCAACAAATGCCTAAAGGAGGCGATTTACACCACCATTTTTCAGGATCAATTTATGCAGAACCTCTTTTAGAAAGAGCTATAGCAGAAGACTTTTATTTGAATCTGGAAACTATAGCAGTTTCTAAAACCAAACCCGAAAAAGGAAACTGGGAAAAATTCTCCTCTCTTAATAACAAAGGAAAATTAGAATATTACGAACAGCAAATCATGCAGACTTGGTCGGTAAAAGATTATAATGGTTCTGTTCCTTCTGATGATCAGTTTTTTGATTCTTTCATGAAATTTGAACCCACTATTGCAGGTCATTTTGCAGAAGGAATGCTTGAACTAAAAAAGCGCGCCATTGCAGAAAATGTTACTTATATTGAAACACAATTATCAACAATTCCTTGTGATATGAATGTTTCTGACTTAGCTGATTTCAATACCAAACTTCGCCAAGCTGCAGAGCAGAAAGACGAAAAAGCAGTTCTGAAACTTTTGGATGAATTGTATAAATCGCTTCAGAAAAAAGATGCAAAAAAATATGCTGACGATTTCAACAATAATTTCATTGCCAAACTGCACAAGGATTTAAAAATGGATGACGATAAATTCACGATGCGTTATCAAAACTTTGTGCTTCGTTTTATGGAACCTGTAGATTTGTTTAAAAATCTAGTTATTGCTTTTATTTCGTCAAGCGAAAGTAAATTGACTGCTGGTGTAAATATCGTTTCGCCAGAACACGGACAGACTTCTATGAAAGATTACTGGCTTCACATGGTGATGTTTAAATACTGTCATTCTAAATTTCCTGATGTAAAATATACGCTTCATGCTGGCGAATTGACTTTAGGTTTAGTTCAGCCAGAAGAATTGACTTGGCATATTAATGACGCCATTTATGTTGCAGGCGCGAACAGAATTGGCCACGGAGTTGATATTGCTTACGAAGCCAATTCTTATGATTTGTTGAAATATATGGCTCAAAAAAATATTCCGATTGAAATCAATTTAGTGAGTAATGAGTTCATTTTAAAAGTAAAAGAAAACAGACATCCATTTACGCTTTACAAAGAATTTAATGTACCAATCGTAATAAGCACTGACGACGCTGGAATTTTAAGAAGTAATATGACAGAGCAATATGTTTTACTGGCAAAAAGATATCCTGAAGTGAACTACGAAACAATTAAAAAATACGTTTACAACAGCATCAATTACAGTTTTATTCAGGATGTAGCCGTTAAAAAACAATTGATTAGAGATCTTGATAATAGATTTAAAACTTTCGAAGCGAAGTTCTCCAAAAACTAG
- a CDS encoding antibiotic biosynthesis monooxygenase family protein: MILEAVFLFIKPELAHQFEADFAKASQYISSIEGYLGHRLEKCLEVENKYLLLVDWNTLEDHTVGFRTSEAYLEWKKILHHYYEPFPIVEHFETVFENKKQ; the protein is encoded by the coding sequence ATGATTTTAGAAGCAGTTTTTCTTTTTATAAAACCAGAATTAGCACATCAATTTGAGGCTGATTTTGCAAAAGCAAGTCAGTATATTTCATCAATCGAAGGTTATTTAGGGCATCGTTTAGAGAAATGCCTCGAAGTAGAAAACAAATACCTTTTATTGGTAGATTGGAATACGTTGGAAGATCATACAGTGGGCTTTAGAACTTCTGAAGCGTATTTGGAATGGAAAAAGATTCTACATCATTATTACGAACCTTTTCCTATTGTAGAACATTTCGAAACGGTTTTTGAGAATAAAAAACAGTAA
- a CDS encoding DNA alkylation repair protein — MGLIKDIYSVSFYEKFGQAVAEVHPSFDKKKFIDTIYKGDFAQKEWKERMKHTTVVLHQFMPQNFVEATTLIDKIIENLKKNSFTDGNLAFIFFADYIEMYGLDDFETSAKAFVSITQFISCEFAVRPFILKYKEQMINEMVKWSLHENHHVRRLASEGSRPRLPWAMAIPFLKKDPSSILPILENLKNDTSEYVRRSVANNLNDIAKDNPQIVLEIASRWKGNSKETDGIIKHGCRTLLKQGHPEILSHYGLESTNIELSAFEIKTPTVKIGDYLQFQFHLNNKNEEPKTIRLEYAVHYKKAKGHLAKKVFKISEKIYQPNQLTKIERNQSFKLITTRVFHTGIHQLSIIINGTESEVLEFELID, encoded by the coding sequence ATGGGATTAATTAAAGATATTTACTCGGTTTCTTTTTACGAAAAATTTGGTCAGGCTGTCGCCGAAGTGCATCCTTCATTCGACAAAAAGAAATTCATCGATACCATTTACAAAGGTGATTTTGCTCAAAAAGAATGGAAAGAACGAATGAAACACACCACAGTTGTACTTCATCAATTCATGCCTCAAAATTTCGTAGAAGCCACTACTTTAATTGATAAAATCATCGAAAACTTAAAGAAAAACAGTTTTACTGATGGCAATCTAGCCTTTATTTTCTTTGCCGATTATATCGAAATGTATGGTTTAGATGATTTTGAAACTTCGGCGAAAGCCTTTGTATCAATTACTCAATTTATAAGTTGCGAATTTGCTGTCCGTCCTTTTATTTTAAAGTATAAAGAACAAATGATTAACGAAATGGTAAAATGGTCTCTACATGAAAATCATCACGTTAGAAGATTGGCCAGTGAAGGATCACGCCCGAGATTACCTTGGGCGATGGCAATTCCGTTTCTTAAAAAAGATCCATCTTCTATTCTGCCAATCTTGGAAAATCTAAAAAATGATACATCCGAATATGTCCGCAGAAGTGTTGCCAATAATTTAAATGATATTGCAAAAGATAATCCGCAGATCGTTCTTGAAATTGCTTCTAGATGGAAAGGAAACAGCAAAGAAACTGACGGGATTATTAAACACGGCTGTAGAACTTTATTAAAACAAGGTCATCCAGAAATTTTAAGTCATTATGGTTTAGAAAGTACGAATATTGAACTTTCGGCTTTCGAAATCAAAACGCCAACTGTAAAAATTGGAGATTATCTGCAGTTTCAATTTCATTTAAATAATAAAAACGAAGAACCAAAGACGATTCGTTTAGAATACGCCGTTCATTATAAAAAAGCAAAAGGGCATTTGGCTAAAAAAGTTTTTAAAATCAGCGAGAAAATCTATCAGCCTAATCAATTAACTAAAATTGAAAGAAATCAATCTTTTAAGTTAATTACGACCAGAGTTTTTCATACTGGAATTCATCAATTGTCTATTATAATAAATGGAACAGAGAGCGAAGTTTTGGAGTTTGAATTGATTGATTAA
- a CDS encoding GNAT family N-acetyltransferase produces the protein MEIQQINDIRKGYFEAIEDGKEVGKMTYTWAGDSKFIIDHTEVSPEFNGKGVGKKLVMAAVEYARNNNLKIIPLCPFAKSVFDKVEEIRDVLFS, from the coding sequence ATGGAAATTCAACAAATAAACGATATAAGAAAAGGCTATTTTGAAGCCATAGAAGACGGAAAAGAAGTCGGGAAAATGACTTACACTTGGGCGGGAGATTCCAAATTCATCATTGACCACACCGAAGTAAGTCCCGAGTTTAACGGAAAAGGAGTCGGCAAAAAACTGGTTATGGCTGCCGTAGAATATGCTAGAAACAATAATCTAAAAATTATTCCGCTTTGTCCGTTTGCAAAAAGTGTTTTTGATAAAGTTGAAGAAATTCGTGATGTACTTTTTTCGTAA